DNA from Helcococcus ovis:
ACTTGATCAAATACATCTAAACCAATAACTTCTTCTGCAATTTCTGTATTAACATTTTCTACTGCTGTTAAAACACTTTTACCCATGTAGTTATCTTTTTCGCCATCTCTTAATTCAACTGCTTCAAAAGCACCTGTTGATGCTCCTGATGGAACTAAAGCTCTACCAAAACCACCTTGGTCTGTGAAAACTTCTACTTCAACTGTTGGATTTCCTCTTGAATCCAAAACTTGTCTTGCATATACATCTGTAATGTAACCCATGTTACCTCCCATTTAATATTAATTAAATTTATTATAAATTATTAAAATTTATTACCTATTTATTTTATCACTTTAAAATGATATTGTCACATTTTTAGTTAAATTTTTATTAAAAATTTACTAATTGTGAAAAACTTTCAGCTTCTAAGCTCGCACCACCAACTAATGCACCGTCAATATTTTCTTTTGACATGATTTCTTTTACATTCGAAGGTTTTACAGAACCACCATATTGAATTCTAACCTTTTGTGAAGCTTCATCTCCGAATAAAGCTTTTACTAAAGATCTAATGTAAGCACACATCTCTTCAGCATCATCAGCTGATGCGGTTTTACCTGTACCAATTGCCCAAATAGGTTCATAAGCGATAACCACATTATCAAAGTCTTCTACTGATAATCCTTTTAAATCTGCTTCTAACTGAACTTTAACTTTATCTTTAGCTTTTCCACTTTCTCTTTCTTCTAATGTTTCACCACAACACAAAATTGGTAATAAACCATTTTCTAACATTGATTTAACTTTTTTATTAATTAATTCATCAGATTCTCCAAAGTATTCTCTTCTTTCTGAGTGTCCTAAAATTACATATTTCACCCCTAAGTCTTTTAAAAATACTGGTGATACTTCACCTGTAAATGCTCCTGATGTTTCAAAGTGTGCATTTTGTGCACCAACTTCAATGTTTGTGTCTTCTAATAATTCTTTAGCTAATGCTAAATTTATAAATGGAGGACAAACTACTGCTTCCACTTCTTTATTTAAATCAAATCTTTTGATTTCTTCCAGTAAAATTTTTGCTTCAGAATATGATTTATTCATTTTCCAGTTACCAGCAATAATTGGCTTTCTCATCATTTCTCCTTATTATTTATCTTCTACAGCATCAATACCAGGTAATACTTTACCTTCTAATAATTCTAAACTTGCACCACCACCTGTTGATACATGTGTAATTTTATCTTTGTATCCAGCTCTTTCAACCGCCAATGCTGAATCACCTCCACCAACAATTGTTATAGCATCCGAATCAGCCAATGCTTTAGCTATAGCATTTGTACCACTTGCGAATTGTGGAAACTCAAATACACCCATTGGTCCATTCCATACTACTGTCTTTGCACCTTCTAAAGCTTTTACAAATAATTCAATTGTTTTCGGTCCAATATCTAATGATTCTAAATCAGGATCAATTTCATCTGCAATTATAGCTTTTGCATCTTTTCCAAATGAATCTGATACAACAAAATCAACTGGTAATAAAATTTCAACTCCATTTTCTTTTGCTCTATTTAATAAATCTTTTGCTAATTCTAATTTATCTTCTTCTAATAATGACTTACCAATTTCTATTCCTTGTGTTTTTAAGAATGTATACGCCATTCCTCCACCGATTATTATTTTATCAACTTTTGTTAATAAGTTTTCGATAACACCAATTTTATCTGAAACTTTTGCTCCACCTAAAATTGCTACAAATGGTTTTTCTGGCGTTGTAACAGCTTTACCCATGATTTCTACTTCTTTTTGAACCAAAAATCCTAAGGCTGATGGTAATAACGAGGAAACACCAACGTTTGAAGCGTGTGCTCTATGTGAAGTACCAAATGCGTCATTTACATACAAATCTGCTAATGAAGCCAATTCTTTAGCAAATCCTTCATCATTTTTTGTTTCTTCTTTTCTATATCTTGTATTTTGTAATAAAGCAACTTCACCTTCTTTCAATTCTGATACTGCTGCTTTAACACTGTGATCAACAACTACATCTGAATCTAAGAATTTAACATCTTTATGTAATAATTCTCCTAATCTTTTTGCAACTGGTGCTAAAGAAAACTCAGGTTTTGGTTCACCTTTAGGTCTTCCTAAATGGCTCATTAAAATTACTTTAGCATCATTTTCTAATAAATATTCTATAGTTGGTAATGCAGCAACGATTCTTGAATCATCAGTAATTTGTGTTGTATCTTCTTTTGAAAAAGGTACGTTAAAATCTACTCTAACTAAAACTTTTTTACCTTTTACATCTAAATCTTTTAATGTTTTTTTCATTTGTCCTCCTTGATATTTTTGGATGTTTTTGAGATTTTTTTATCATATCTCTACATAATAAGTATACAGCATGTGAAAAATTTCATCAAGATAAATAATTAAAATTTTAATTTACTTAATATTAAGTTGTTCCTAGCCTTGAGTATGTCTAAATAAATGCATTTATAATAAAGTATAAAAAATTGCTGAAAGAAAAATTCTACCAGCAATTTTTATCTTATTCCATTGATTCAATATATTTTTCAGCTGCTATTGCTGCTACAGCTCCATCAGCTGCAGCGGTTACAACTTGCCTTACAGTTTTAACTCTTACATCTCCAGCTGCAAATATTCCTGGTATACTAGTTTTTGTGTCTTCTCCAGCTTTTACATAGCCTCTTTCAAGCTCAACTACACCATCTAATAAAGCTGTATTTGGTAAATATCCTGCAAAAATAAATAGCCCTATATCCGGATCCCCCTCATTAGCTGTAACTATTCTTTCTTCTCCGGTTTGATTGTTTTTAATTTTAATTGATTTTACAAATTTATCCCCAATTATTTCAACTACTTCTTCATGATGTCTTATTTCAATTTTATCATTTGCAAAGGCTTTTTGCTGAATTGAATTTGCTGCTTTCAATTCACCACTTCTATTTAATACAACTACTCTTTTACCAAATTTTGTAAGGAAAATCGCTTCTTCTATAGCCGCATCTCCACCACCAACTACATAAATATCTGAACCTTGATAGAATGCACCATCACATGTTGCACAATATGCAACTCCCTTACCTACATATTCTTTTTCGCCTGGAACATTTAATTTACGAGGATTTGCTCCTGTTGCATAAATTAATGCCTTTGCTTCATATGTCTTTGTGCTTGATTTTAATATTTTTTTATCTCCATCTAATGAAATTTCCTTAATTTCATCTGAAATTTTCTCAGCCCCAAAACTTTTTGCTTGTTCTAACATTTTATCCGTTAATTCTGGACCAGATGTTTTTACTACACCTGGATAATTATCAACATCAAGTGTCAAAGAAATTTGTCCACCTGTTTGACCTTTTTCGATAATTGCTGTTTTTAAACCTGCTCTTGATGCATATAGACCAGCTGTTAAACCTGCAGGTCCGGCACCTAAAATTATTACATCATATTTAATATTTTCCATTTTTTGCTCCTTTTTAATTCATATGTTCAAAACCTAATTGTCTAAACGCTTCATATAAAATAATATTAGCAGAATTACATAAATTTAGTGACCTGTCACTATCTTCTCTCATCGGTATTTTTATACCATTTTCTACTAAAGCATTATGAATGTATTCATATACACCTTTTGATTCACTTCCAAACATAATGTAGTCCCCATCTTTATACTCTACATCTGTATGAAATTTAGTTGCATGTGTAGTTGCTAAAAATACTCTTGCGTCTTTTTTATATTCCATAAAATCTTCAAAACTATCATGTAAAACTATATCCACATGTTCCCAATAATCAAGACCTGCTCTTCTCATCATTTTATCATTAAGCATAAAGCCAAGCGGTCTAATTAAGTGTAGTCTAGTATTTGTTAGATAGCAAGTCCTACCAATATTTGCAGTATTACCTGCTATTTCCGGTTCAAATAAAACTATATTTAACATATTCCCTCTTTTTAAAAACTTTAATCACTATTTTGAAAGTTTCATTATTATTTTTTCAATTTCATCAATTTTTTCGTTCACATCAATTTTTTTACCCTTTTCAAGTGATTGTGATACACAATTTTTTAAATGTGCCGATAAAATTTCTTTATTTGTTGAGTTTAACGCTGCCACAACTGCTAAAATTTGAGTTGATACATCTAAGCAATATTTATCTGCTTCAACCATTTTTATTATACCATCTATTTGACCTCTAGCTCTTTTTAGACGATTTAATATATTTTTATGATTAGCTTTCATTATTCTACACTCACAACTTCATAACCTGCATCTTCAACAGCTGTAATTAATGTATCATCTGAAATGCTTTTGTCCACTTTAACTATAGCATATTTATCTTCTAGTGAAATATCAACACTTTTCGCATATCGTCCCAATGCTTTTTCTACAGCTTTTTTACAATGCCCACAAAACATTCCTTCAATATTTAATCTTCTTTCTTCCATTTTATACTCCTTATCGTTTTTATAATTTGTATACAAACTAATTTTACCATAATTTACATCAATTAATAAATCATCATCTATATTATTTGTGTTCTTTACAAAATTAATGTTTCTTAATCTCAAAGAATTTGTAACTACAAAAAGTGATGACAAACTCATTGTAAATGCAGCTATCATAGGATTTAATTTAATTCCAAAAATCGGATAAAATATTCCCATTGCTAGCGGAATAGAAATCACATTATATATAAAAGCCCAAAATAAATTTCCTTTTATTATTTTCAAAGTTCTACTACTCAAATTTATTGCACCAACAATATCTAGTAAATCTGATTTAGTTAAGATTAAATCAGCAGAATCTATTGCAATATCTGTACCGGAAGCAATAGCTATACCAACATCTGCTCTCATTAACGCAGGAGCATCATTTATCCCATCTCCGACCATTACAACCTTTCCTTCTTTAGAATATTCTAAAACAACTTTATCTTTATCTTGTGGTAACAAATCTGATTTAACATGATTAATTCCTACTTTATTTGCCATTTCGTCTGCTACTAATTTATTATCTCCTGTTAATATTACTGTGTTTATACCTATTTTTTTAATTTCATTAATGGCTTCAATTGAAGTATTTTTAATAACGTCAGCTATTGCAAATATTGCTAAAATGTTATCATCATTAAATAAATATACTACTGTTTTTCCTTTTTTAGAAAGCATTTCAAATATTTTCTCTATTTCTTCATTATCCGCACTAAATTTATTAAGTAATAATTTTTTATTTCCAATATAATATATCTTTCCATTTATTTCTCCTTTTATACCATTACCAATAATCGAAGAAAAATTTAAGACGTCAAATCTGTCAGCATTTAAATTTCTAAATGATTTTGAAAGAGGATGTTCTGAATTATATTCTAAAGAATAAGCTATATTCAAAACTTCTTCTCTTTGATATCCTTCAGATATATAAATATCTGTAATTTGTGGATTTCCTTGTGTAATCGTACCTGTTTTATCAAAAATTATAGTTTTAGCCTTACTTAAATTTTCCAAAGCTTCAGAATTTTTTACAAGTATGCCATTTTCTGCTGCTTTACCATTTGCAACCATCATTGCAACTGGAGTTGCCAATCCTAAAGCACATGGACATGAAATAACCAAAACTCCTATGGCAATTGATAATGCAAAAGTAAAACTATATCCTAAAATCAACCATGTTACAAAAGATAAAAATGAAATTATTATAACTATAGGTACAAATATACCTGAAATTTTATCTGCTAATTTTGATATAGGTGCTTTTGTAGCTGAAGCCTCTTCCATCAGATTAATTATTTTAGAAATTGTTGTTTGCTCTCCTACATTTTTAGCTCTCATTATAAATGTACCTGTTAAATTTACAGATCCGGAAATTACTTCTAATCCTACCGATGCTTGAACGGGAATAGATTCACCTGTAATAGCTGATTTATCAACACTTGATATCCCATCTGTTATAATCCCATCTATAGCAATTCTCTCACCCGGAAAAATTTTAATTAAATCTCCTACTTTAACATCATCCAAAAGAGTTTCAACTATTTTATCATTTTTAATCACATTTACTGTATCAGGTTGTAACTCAATCAGTTTATTAATAGCATCTGTAGTTTTAGCCTTTGATCTTACCTCTAAAAACTTTCCAAAAGTTATCAACGTTAATATCATAGTTGCAGCTTCATAGTACAAATCATGATGATATAACATAACTAAATTTTCATTTTTTTGACCTAATCCATAAAAAATCATAAATGATGCAAATATTCCATATATTACAGCTGAAAATGAGCCAATCGAAACTAACGAATCCATATTTGGATGTAACTTGATTAAAGACTTAAAACCATTTTCAAAATATATCCTATTTACATAAATAATTGGTAAAGCAATTATCAATTGCAAAAACGCAAATAAACCCGCACCTTCATATCCTTTTAAAAAATTTGGATATGGTAATAATAACATTTCTCCCATTGCAATATACATTAAAATCAACATTAAGGGAATTGAAATAATAAGTCTATTTTTGATTAAATTTATTTCCTTATCAAATTTATCTTTAGGGTTTACACTATTTTCTTTTTTGTTAAAATCATTTCTTGAATATGCTTTATATCCAGCATTTTCAATTGATTCTATAATTTTTTTATCAGATATATCAGTATTAGAAATTTCTAGTGTATTAGTTAATAAACTTACATTAGCATCTTCAATTCCTAATTTTTTAACAGCTTTTTCAACTGTTAGTTGGCATGAAGCACATGTCATACCTTCAATATCAAATTTTCTTTTCATCTTTTTAATACCCCCTACCCGTATATATTATATCCAATTAAAATGAATTATTCAATAATTAAATAAAAAAGGTACTGTTGCAAAAAGTCATTTTCTCTTAAAATTATTTCATTAAAATCATACATGACAAAACTTCAAATTTTTCTATAATAAAATATTTTATAAATTAATTTATATTTTATATCAACATATTTTTAATGTATAATTTATAATGAAATGAATTGGAGGGATTATGTATAAAAATTTTATTAAAGTAGCAAGTGCTAATATAAGCACAAAATTGCTAAATGTAGAAGAAAATAAAGAAAGTATATTAAAATATATGGATTACGCCTCAAATAATAATGTAGAAATTTTATTATTTCCAGAATTGACTCTGACAGGCGTAAGTGCTGGAGAATTAATTGCAACAAATGAAATTACAGACAGATGTAAAAAGGCTTTATATGAAATTATTGATAATTCAAAAGATTCTGAGATACTTATAATATTTGGTATGCCTGTAAAAGTTAATAATAAATTTTATAATGCAATGTTTTTTGTACAAAATGGTGAAATTATAAATATAACAAGCAAAAAAAATCTATCTTACGAAGAAAAAAAATATTTTAATGTTGTTAGAGATAATTTATTTTTTGCTGTTAATTATGGTAATGATTCTTTTTACTTAAGAATGTTTAATACTGATAAAATAAATTCTTACGAAGGAAATATAAATTTTAATTTACAATTGATTTTTGAAAATGAATTGATTAATAATAATTATACAGTTTCAGAAAATACTAATTTATTACTCGTTCCCGGAAGTATTAAATCAACTGTAAATCAAATAAATAATATTAAAGATATATTAAAATTTGTAACCAAATCAAATAAAGTGGGTTTAGTTTATGCAGGTGCTTCAAATTATGAATCTTCTGGTGATGGAGTATATGCTTCACAAAAATTCATACTTGAAAATGGGAAAACTATTTCGAAAGGTAAATTATTTACAAATGGTTTAATTATTTCAGAAGTTAATACTTATGAATGTAAAAATAGAAATATTGAACTACACATCGAAGAAAATTATTCTCCATATGAATATAAATTGTCAAATAAGACATTTAATCTAACTAGAAAACTAGATAAATATCCATATTTCCCGGGTAATGAGAACTTTGAAAAATCTATGAGAAACATATTGGAAATACAATCAGAAGCATTAGCTAGAAGATTAAGACAAATACCTGAAAAAAAAATATTTTTAGGTATTTCAGGTGGTCTTGATTCGACATTAGCACTTATAGTATCTTCTCTTGCCTATTACAAATTAAAACTGAATAGCAAAGATATTCACACTATAACATTACCAGGACTTGGAACTTCAGATAGGACAAAAAATAATGCAATTAATTTATCTAAAGCTTATGCAACTACATTTAAAGAAATAAGCATAGTAGATTCTGTTAAGCAACATTTTAAGGATATCGAGCACGATGAAAATGATACATCTATAGCATATGAAAATGCTCAAGCACGTGAAAGAACTCAAGTTTTGATGGATTTGGCAAATAAGCATGGTGGTATAGTATTAGGTACAGGTAATATGTCAGAAATTGCATTAGGCTGGGCAACATTTAACGGAGATCATATGTCTATGTACAATGTTAATAGTGGTTTACCAAAAACATTGTTAAAACAAGTAGTTAAATATGTAGCAAATAGCACTGAAAATACATTACTTAAAAATACATTATTAGATATAATCAAAACTCCTATATCTCCGGAACTTTTACCTACAAGTGAAGAAGGAACAATATCTCAAAAAACAGAGGATAATATCGGACCATATGAACTCCATGACTTTTTTGTATATCACCTAGTAAGAAATAAATCTAAATTTGATGATATTTTATTTATGGCAAAAAACGCATTTTCAGATATTTATTCAGAAATTACTATTGAAAAATGGTTTAAAAAATTTAAATGGAGATTTATAACTCAACAATTTAAGAAAAACATTGCGGTTGACGGTCCACAAATACTTGATTATTCCTTAAATCCAAAAAATGGATTTATGATACCATCCGATTTAGATCCAAATTCATTTAACTAGTATACAAATAAAACATACTAAACAAAAAATAAAGAGCTGTTGTAAAATAACTAAAAACATTATTTTGCAACGGCCCTTTTTATTATAATTTATTTTCAATTAAATTAACCAATGATTTTACAGCTTTTTCTTCATCTTCTCCATTTGCTCTAATTATAATTTCTTCTCCTTTACCAGCGCTCATACTTAATACACTCATAATTGACTTTCCATTATAAACTTTTTCATTTTTTATGACATCAATATTTGATGAAAATTTAATAGCTTCTTGGATAAATAAAGATGCTGGTCTTGCATGTAAACCTATTTCATTTTTAATTTTCACAGCTGACTCATACATATTTATGCCTCCTAACTTCACATTCTAACTAGTAGATATTATACCATAAACAAATATAAAAAGCTACACTTTTTTTGAAAAGGTTTACAATATTATAATTAAATTATCTAATTTTTAAAAATATTTAATATTTATTTAATTAATAGTAATAAAATAACCCCCGGAATACCCAATACTCCAACAATAAATGCATTTAATGTTGTAATTTCAATATTTGCTCCAAGAGCATTTGCTATCGTCAATATAACAACTCCGATAACACTATTAACTATAAATTTTAGTATTAACTTAAACGATGCCTTAAATAGCTTTAATATTAAAAATAATACTATAATACCTATTATAGCAACTGAAATTTCCATAATTTCCTCCTTTAATTTTATAATAATATAATACATTATTTACCTTAAATATAAAAATTTTATTGATTTAATTTAACTCATAGTATATCATACAATTAATACATATTAGGAGGTATTATGGAAAATTTTAAGAATGCTTTCAAAAAAGAATTCGAAAAGAATAATCAAGAAAATTTTGGAAATATTTTCAATAATATAGATTTAAAAATGAAAAATAAATTTAGAAAGGGGCAAAAAATATCCGCAATAATTATTTCCTTAGTTTTTGCCTTAATCTATTTTTATATATTTTTACCACCAATAAATATAAGATCTATTGAAACGTGGATTTTTCTTATTTTAACATTTACTATATTTGTTGCAATAGGAGGAAAATCATTTAAATATTATAAATTGCTTAGACGTATTTTAGTCGGTGTAATATTATTAATGTTACTTTTAAAAATCCCTGGATTAAAAATATTTAGTTCTAAGTTATATGCAAACATTATAAAAATTGAAAATTCAACATTTGAAAAAGATATTACTCAATTACCAATAAATAAAATACCAACAATTGATAGAGATTCTTCTATTAAATTAGGTTCAAGAAAAATGGGAGAACTTTTAGACTTGGTTTCTCAATTTGATATTGATAATACTACCTATACTCAAATCAACTATAAAGATCAACCTATAAGAGTTACACCATTAAAATATAATGGGTTCATAAAATATATCTTCAATATGAGTCAAGGTTTACCAGGATATCTAAAAGTTGATATAGTTAACGGAAATACTGAACTTACAAAGCTTGACAAAAAAATTAAAATTTCAAAAGAAGATTATTTCTTCAGAAATGTTTGGAGATATGCTAGATTAAGATATCCTTCAGAGATTTTTGATAATATAAGCTTTGAAATAGATGAAAATGGTATTCCTTATTGGGTAATACCAACTTATGAACCTAAAATATTTATGTTTGATGGACTGGATGTAAACGGTGCAATATTAATAAATGCATCAACCGGCGAACATAAAAAATATGACTTAAATCATATACCTAAATGGTTAGACAGAATTTATGAAGCAGATAATATAATAGAACAACTTAATTGGAACGGATTATATCAAGGTGGATATATTAATTCACTATTTGCTCAAAAAAATGTGTTAAAAACGACTGAAGGTTATAACTATTTAGCTCTAAATGATGATGTATATCTTTATACCGGATATACTTCAGTTGCAGGAGATGAATCAAATGTCGGTTTTATATTATCAAATATGAGAACTAAAGAAACTAAGTTCTATCCAGTTTCATCCGCTAAAGAACAATCAGCAATGGAATCAGCTGAAGGTGCTGTACAAGAGAAGAAATATAAATCAACATTCCCATTATTACTTAATATAAAAAATAAGCCTACTTATTTCTTATCATTAAAAGATAATGCAGGGTTAATTAAACTTTATGCATTCATAGATGCACAAGATTATCAAAAAGTTTCTGTTGGAAACACAGTTGCACAAGCATTATCTAATCATTTAGGAAATATAAATACCGCTCAAAATAATGATAAAAAAGATGATAAAAAGAAAGAAGTTCTTAATTTAGAAGGCAAAATTACAGATATTAAACAAGTTGTTATAAAAGGAAATACTCATTATTACTTTACATTAGAAGGTAAAAATGAGATATATGTAAGTAATATAGCTTTATCTGAAAAATTACCTTTCCTAAAAGAAGGCAAAACGATTAAATTCCAATATGAAAAAGATAATATAAATAAAGTTATTATAATTGAACAAATCAAATAAAAAAGTTCTGATAATGTATGTACATTATCAGAACTTTTTTTATATTTTATTCTTTTTAGTTGTTGATTTAAGTTTATTAAACGCTCTTGATAGATTTGCTTCCGCCATAT
Protein-coding regions in this window:
- the tpiA gene encoding triose-phosphate isomerase, with amino-acid sequence MRKPIIAGNWKMNKSYSEAKILLEEIKRFDLNKEVEAVVCPPFINLALAKELLEDTNIEVGAQNAHFETSGAFTGEVSPVFLKDLGVKYVILGHSERREYFGESDELINKKVKSMLENGLLPILCCGETLEERESGKAKDKVKVQLEADLKGLSVEDFDNVVIAYEPIWAIGTGKTASADDAEEMCAYIRSLVKALFGDEASQKVRIQYGGSVKPSNVKEIMSKENIDGALVGGASLEAESFSQLVNF
- a CDS encoding phosphoglycerate kinase, with translation MKKTLKDLDVKGKKVLVRVDFNVPFSKEDTTQITDDSRIVAALPTIEYLLENDAKVILMSHLGRPKGEPKPEFSLAPVAKRLGELLHKDVKFLDSDVVVDHSVKAAVSELKEGEVALLQNTRYRKEETKNDEGFAKELASLADLYVNDAFGTSHRAHASNVGVSSLLPSALGFLVQKEVEIMGKAVTTPEKPFVAILGGAKVSDKIGVIENLLTKVDKIIIGGGMAYTFLKTQGIEIGKSLLEEDKLELAKDLLNRAKENGVEILLPVDFVVSDSFGKDAKAIIADEIDPDLESLDIGPKTIELFVKALEGAKTVVWNGPMGVFEFPQFASGTNAIAKALADSDAITIVGGGDSALAVERAGYKDKITHVSTGGGASLELLEGKVLPGIDAVEDK
- the trxB gene encoding thioredoxin-disulfide reductase, with amino-acid sequence MENIKYDVIILGAGPAGLTAGLYASRAGLKTAIIEKGQTGGQISLTLDVDNYPGVVKTSGPELTDKMLEQAKSFGAEKISDEIKEISLDGDKKILKSSTKTYEAKALIYATGANPRKLNVPGEKEYVGKGVAYCATCDGAFYQGSDIYVVGGGDAAIEEAIFLTKFGKRVVVLNRSGELKAANSIQQKAFANDKIEIRHHEEVVEIIGDKFVKSIKIKNNQTGEERIVTANEGDPDIGLFIFAGYLPNTALLDGVVELERGYVKAGEDTKTSIPGIFAAGDVRVKTVRQVVTAAADGAVAAIAAEKYIESME
- a CDS encoding tRNA (cytidine(34)-2'-O)-methyltransferase, translated to MLNIVLFEPEIAGNTANIGRTCYLTNTRLHLIRPLGFMLNDKMMRRAGLDYWEHVDIVLHDSFEDFMEYKKDARVFLATTHATKFHTDVEYKDGDYIMFGSESKGVYEYIHNALVENGIKIPMREDSDRSLNLCNSANIILYEAFRQLGFEHMN
- a CDS encoding metal-sensitive transcriptional regulator: MKANHKNILNRLKRARGQIDGIIKMVEADKYCLDVSTQILAVVAALNSTNKEILSAHLKNCVSQSLEKGKKIDVNEKIDEIEKIIMKLSK
- a CDS encoding heavy metal translocating P-type ATPase, which translates into the protein MKRKFDIEGMTCASCQLTVEKAVKKLGIEDANVSLLTNTLEISNTDISDKKIIESIENAGYKAYSRNDFNKKENSVNPKDKFDKEINLIKNRLIISIPLMLILMYIAMGEMLLLPYPNFLKGYEGAGLFAFLQLIIALPIIYVNRIYFENGFKSLIKLHPNMDSLVSIGSFSAVIYGIFASFMIFYGLGQKNENLVMLYHHDLYYEAATMILTLITFGKFLEVRSKAKTTDAINKLIELQPDTVNVIKNDKIVETLLDDVKVGDLIKIFPGERIAIDGIITDGISSVDKSAITGESIPVQASVGLEVISGSVNLTGTFIMRAKNVGEQTTISKIINLMEEASATKAPISKLADKISGIFVPIVIIISFLSFVTWLILGYSFTFALSIAIGVLVISCPCALGLATPVAMMVANGKAAENGILVKNSEALENLSKAKTIIFDKTGTITQGNPQITDIYISEGYQREEVLNIAYSLEYNSEHPLSKSFRNLNADRFDVLNFSSIIGNGIKGEINGKIYYIGNKKLLLNKFSADNEEIEKIFEMLSKKGKTVVYLFNDDNILAIFAIADVIKNTSIEAINEIKKIGINTVILTGDNKLVADEMANKVGINHVKSDLLPQDKDKVVLEYSKEGKVVMVGDGINDAPALMRADVGIAIASGTDIAIDSADLILTKSDLLDIVGAINLSSRTLKIIKGNLFWAFIYNVISIPLAMGIFYPIFGIKLNPMIAAFTMSLSSLFVVTNSLRLRNINFVKNTNNIDDDLLIDVNYGKISLYTNYKNDKEYKMEERRLNIEGMFCGHCKKAVEKALGRYAKSVDISLEDKYAIVKVDKSISDDTLITAVEDAGYEVVSVE
- a CDS encoding NAD(+) synthase — protein: MYKNFIKVASANISTKLLNVEENKESILKYMDYASNNNVEILLFPELTLTGVSAGELIATNEITDRCKKALYEIIDNSKDSEILIIFGMPVKVNNKFYNAMFFVQNGEIINITSKKNLSYEEKKYFNVVRDNLFFAVNYGNDSFYLRMFNTDKINSYEGNINFNLQLIFENELINNNYTVSENTNLLLVPGSIKSTVNQINNIKDILKFVTKSNKVGLVYAGASNYESSGDGVYASQKFILENGKTISKGKLFTNGLIISEVNTYECKNRNIELHIEENYSPYEYKLSNKTFNLTRKLDKYPYFPGNENFEKSMRNILEIQSEALARRLRQIPEKKIFLGISGGLDSTLALIVSSLAYYKLKLNSKDIHTITLPGLGTSDRTKNNAINLSKAYATTFKEISIVDSVKQHFKDIEHDENDTSIAYENAQARERTQVLMDLANKHGGIVLGTGNMSEIALGWATFNGDHMSMYNVNSGLPKTLLKQVVKYVANSTENTLLKNTLLDIIKTPISPELLPTSEEGTISQKTEDNIGPYELHDFFVYHLVRNKSKFDDILFMAKNAFSDIYSEITIEKWFKKFKWRFITQQFKKNIAVDGPQILDYSLNPKNGFMIPSDLDPNSFN
- a CDS encoding HPr family phosphocarrier protein, which gives rise to MYESAVKIKNEIGLHARPASLFIQEAIKFSSNIDVIKNEKVYNGKSIMSVLSMSAGKGEEIIIRANGEDEEKAVKSLVNLIENKL
- a CDS encoding pro-sigmaK processing inhibitor BofA family protein, with the translated sequence MEISVAIIGIIVLFLILKLFKASFKLILKFIVNSVIGVVILTIANALGANIEITTLNAFIVGVLGIPGVILLLLIK